The Gammaproteobacteria bacterium genome window below encodes:
- the atpD gene encoding F0F1 ATP synthase subunit beta, whose product MNPGTIVQCIGAVVDVQFPREGMPRVYDALLLDEQVNSSAEPGLTFEVQQQLGDGVVRTIAMGSSDGLRRGMKVKNTGAPISVPVGHGTLGRIMDVLGRPIDDVGPIKSGERRPIHAKAPKFDELSPSVDLLETGIKVIDLVCPFAKGGKVGLFGGAGVGKTVNMLELINNIAKEHSGLSVFAGVGERTREGNDFYHEMSEAGVIKLDNLPESKVAMVFGQMNEPPGNRLRVALSGLTMAEAFRDEGRDILFFVDNIYRYTLAGTEVSALLGRMPSAVGYQPTLAEEMGRLQERITSTKVGSITSIQAVYVPADDLTDPSPATTFLHLDSTVVLSRDIASLGIYPAVDPLDSTSRQLDPLVVGEEHYNTARSVQATLQRYKELRDIIAILGMDELSPEDKLAVARARKIQRFLSQPFHVAEVFTGSPGKYVTLKETIRGFKGIVNGEYDHLPEQAFYMVGTIDEAVEKAKTL is encoded by the coding sequence ATGAATCCAGGAACGATAGTTCAGTGCATCGGCGCGGTGGTGGACGTGCAGTTCCCGCGCGAGGGGATGCCCAGGGTGTATGACGCCTTATTGCTCGATGAGCAGGTCAACAGCAGCGCCGAGCCGGGCCTTACCTTCGAGGTGCAGCAGCAACTGGGCGACGGCGTGGTGCGCACCATTGCGATGGGTTCGAGCGACGGCCTGCGCCGCGGCATGAAGGTAAAAAATACCGGCGCACCGATTTCGGTGCCGGTCGGTCACGGCACGTTGGGCCGCATCATGGATGTGCTCGGCCGTCCGATAGACGACGTCGGCCCGATCAAATCCGGCGAACGCCGTCCCATTCATGCGAAGGCGCCGAAATTCGACGAGCTGTCGCCTTCGGTAGACCTGCTCGAAACCGGCATCAAGGTCATTGACCTGGTGTGTCCGTTCGCCAAGGGCGGCAAGGTCGGCCTGTTCGGCGGCGCGGGCGTGGGCAAGACCGTGAACATGCTGGAGCTGATCAACAATATCGCCAAGGAGCACTCCGGTCTGTCGGTGTTCGCCGGTGTGGGCGAGCGCACGCGCGAGGGTAACGACTTCTATCACGAAATGTCGGAAGCGGGCGTCATCAAACTCGACAACCTGCCCGAATCCAAGGTGGCGATGGTGTTCGGCCAGATGAACGAGCCGCCCGGCAACCGTCTGCGCGTTGCGCTGTCCGGTCTCACCATGGCCGAGGCCTTCCGCGACGAAGGCCGCGACATTCTGTTCTTCGTGGACAACATCTACCGCTATACCCTGGCCGGCACCGAAGTATCGGCGCTGCTGGGCCGCATGCCTTCCGCCGTGGGCTACCAGCCGACGCTGGCGGAGGAAATGGGCCGCCTGCAAGAACGTATCACCTCGACCAAGGTCGGCTCGATTACTTCAATTCAAGCGGTGTACGTGCCCGCCGACGATTTGACCGATCCGTCTCCCGCGACCACCTTCCTGCACCTGGATTCCACCGTGGTGCTGTCGCGTGATATCGCTTCACTGGGTATTTATCCCGCCGTGGACCCGCTGGATTCCACCTCGCGCCAGCTCGATCCGCTGGTGGTGGGCGAAGAGCACTACAACACGGCGCGCTCGGTGCAGGCCACCCTGCAACGCTACAAGGAACTGCGCGACATCATCGCGATTCTGGGTATGGACGAACTGTCGCCGGAAGACAAGCTGGCCGTGGCGCGCGCGCGCAAGATACAGCGCTTCCTGTCGCAGCCGTTCCACGTGGCCGAAGTATTCACCGGCAGTCCCGGAAAATACGTGACGCTCAAAGAAACCATCCGCGGCTTCAAGGGCATTGTCAACGGCGAATACGACCACCTGCCGGAGCAGGCGTTCTACATGGTCGGGACGATTGATGAGGCGGTAGAGAAGGCGAAGACGCTTTGA
- the atpG gene encoding F0F1 ATP synthase subunit gamma, whose translation MASGKEIRAKIKSVQNTRKITKAMEMVAASKMRKAQERMRASRPYGEKIRNVAAHMSRASVEYRHPFLVKRAEVKNVGVIVVTSDKGLCGGLNTNVLRLALGKLKEWEGAKTGTRVCPIGNKGLGFMNRLGARITSQVTGLGDTPHLEKLIGAVKVMLDDYSSGDIDALYIFYTRFINTMKQEPVMEQLLPLSGEKLSGGAEGVWDYLYEPDAKTAIDAVMVRYIEALVYQAVAENLASEQSARMVAMKSASDNAGNVIDELKLVYNKTRQAAITKELSEIVGGAAAV comes from the coding sequence ATGGCCAGCGGCAAGGAAATACGCGCCAAGATCAAGAGCGTGCAGAACACGCGCAAGATCACCAAGGCGATGGAAATGGTGGCGGCATCCAAGATGCGCAAGGCGCAGGAGCGCATGCGCGCGTCGCGTCCCTATGGCGAAAAGATACGCAACGTCGCCGCGCACATGAGCCGCGCCAGCGTGGAGTACCGCCATCCGTTCCTGGTCAAGCGTGCTGAGGTCAAGAACGTGGGCGTGATTGTGGTCACCTCCGACAAGGGTTTGTGCGGCGGCCTTAACACCAACGTGCTGCGCCTGGCGCTGGGCAAGCTGAAGGAATGGGAAGGCGCCAAGACCGGCACGCGGGTCTGCCCCATCGGCAACAAGGGGCTGGGTTTCATGAACCGCCTGGGCGCGCGCATCACGTCGCAAGTCACCGGCCTCGGCGACACGCCGCATCTGGAAAAACTGATCGGCGCGGTAAAGGTGATGCTGGATGATTATTCCAGCGGCGATATTGACGCGCTGTATATTTTTTATACCCGTTTCATCAACACCATGAAGCAGGAGCCGGTGATGGAGCAACTGCTGCCGCTGTCCGGCGAAAAGCTGAGCGGCGGCGCCGAGGGCGTGTGGGATTACCTGTACGAGCCGGACGCGAAAACCGCGATAGACGCCGTCATGGTGCGCTATATCGAGGCGTTGGTGTATCAGGCGGTGGCGGAAAACTTGGCCTCCGAGCAAAGCGCGCGCATGGTGGCGATGAAGTCCGCATCCGACAACGCCGGCAACGTGATTGACGAATTGAAACTGGTTTACAACAAGACCCGCCAGGCGGCGATCACCAAGGAGCTGTCGGAAATCGTGGGCGGCGCCGCAGCCGTGTAA
- a CDS encoding F0F1 ATP synthase subunit alpha — translation MQLNPSEISNLIKQRIESFEIVSQARTEGTVVSVTDGITRVHGLSDAMQGEMLEFPGNTFGLALNLERDSVGAVVLGEYEHIREGDPVKCTGRILEVPVGEALIGRVVNSLGQPIDGKGQIAATETAPIEKIAPGVIARQSVSQPVQTGLKSIDSMVPIGRGQRELIIGDRQTGKTAVAVDTIINQKGQDMICIYVAIGQKASTVANVVRKLEEYGAMAYTIVVAATASESAAMQYIAAYSGCTMGEYFRDRGQDALIVYDDLTKQAWAYRQVSLLLRRPPGREAYPGDVFYLHSRLLERAARVNAEYVEKMTGGKVKGKTGSLTALPIIETQAGDVSAFVPTNVISITDGQIFLETDLFNAGIRPAINAGISVSRVGGAAQTKVIKKLGGGVRLALAQYRELAAFAQFASDLDEATRKQLERGRMVTELMKQPQYAPMSVAQMAVTLFAVNKGYFDDVEVKKALAFESALHAYMKSKHAAIVDKITTTKDLDAEAEKALALAIEEFKKTAVY, via the coding sequence ATGCAACTCAACCCTTCAGAAATCAGCAACCTTATAAAACAGCGCATCGAGAGTTTCGAGATCGTCAGCCAGGCGCGCACCGAGGGTACGGTGGTGTCCGTCACCGACGGCATCACCCGCGTGCACGGTCTGTCCGACGCGATGCAGGGCGAGATGCTGGAGTTCCCCGGCAACACCTTTGGCCTCGCGCTCAACCTGGAGCGCGACTCGGTCGGCGCGGTGGTGCTGGGCGAATACGAGCACATCCGCGAGGGCGACCCGGTCAAGTGCACCGGCCGCATTCTGGAAGTGCCGGTGGGCGAGGCGCTGATCGGCCGTGTGGTGAACTCGCTCGGCCAGCCGATAGACGGCAAGGGGCAGATCGCCGCTACCGAGACGGCGCCGATTGAAAAAATCGCGCCCGGCGTCATCGCGCGCCAGTCGGTGAGTCAGCCGGTGCAGACCGGCCTCAAGTCCATAGACTCGATGGTGCCCATCGGCCGCGGTCAGCGCGAGCTGATCATCGGCGACCGCCAAACCGGCAAGACGGCGGTGGCGGTAGACACCATCATCAACCAGAAAGGCCAGGACATGATTTGCATCTACGTGGCGATCGGGCAGAAGGCCTCGACCGTCGCCAACGTGGTGCGCAAGCTGGAAGAGTACGGCGCGATGGCGTATACCATTGTCGTAGCCGCCACCGCCTCGGAGTCCGCCGCGATGCAGTACATCGCCGCCTATTCCGGCTGCACCATGGGCGAATACTTCCGCGACCGCGGCCAGGATGCGCTGATCGTATACGATGACCTCACCAAGCAGGCCTGGGCCTACCGCCAGGTGTCGCTGCTGCTGCGCCGTCCGCCGGGCCGCGAGGCGTATCCGGGCGACGTGTTCTATCTGCACTCGCGCCTGTTGGAGCGCGCCGCGCGCGTGAACGCCGAGTACGTGGAGAAGATGACCGGCGGCAAGGTCAAGGGCAAGACCGGCTCGCTCACCGCGCTGCCCATCATCGAGACCCAGGCGGGCGACGTGTCCGCGTTCGTGCCGACCAACGTAATCTCGATCACCGACGGCCAGATCTTCCTGGAAACCGATTTGTTCAACGCCGGCATCCGGCCCGCGATCAACGCCGGTATCTCGGTGTCGCGCGTAGGCGGCGCGGCGCAGACCAAGGTCATCAAGAAACTGGGCGGCGGTGTGCGTCTGGCGCTGGCGCAGTACCGCGAACTGGCCGCCTTCGCGCAGTTCGCCTCGGACCTGGACGAGGCCACGCGCAAGCAGTTGGAGCGCGGCCGCATGGTGACCGAACTGATGAAGCAGCCGCAGTACGCGCCGATGAGCGTGGCGCAAATGGCGGTCACGCTGTTCGCGGTGAACAAGGGCTATTTTGACGACGTGGAAGTGAAGAAGGCGCTGGCCTTTGAGTCCGCGCTGCATGCCTACATGAAGAGCAAACACGCCGCGATCGTAGACAAGATCACCACCACCAAGGATCTCGACGCCGAGGCGGAGAAGGCCCTGGCGCTCGCCATCGAAGAGTTCAAGAAAACCGCGGTGTACTAG
- a CDS encoding F0F1 ATP synthase subunit delta — translation MAEKTTIARPYAQAVFELAKAQGNLKAWSELLALAAAVAADPQIQNLLGDPRWGKEQLAKLFLELVGGPLDPTGRNFIQVLIANRRLGLLPEIAALFEAERAVAEGALEAQVISAYPLSEQQQAKIAATLQARYGRTVSITAHIDNSLLGGVLIRAGDSVIDGTARGQLAKLANALAQ, via the coding sequence ATGGCCGAAAAAACCACCATTGCCCGCCCCTATGCCCAGGCCGTGTTTGAATTGGCCAAGGCGCAGGGCAACCTCAAGGCGTGGTCGGAGCTGCTGGCCCTGGCTGCGGCTGTGGCGGCCGATCCGCAGATACAGAACCTGCTCGGCGATCCCCGCTGGGGCAAGGAACAATTGGCCAAACTGTTCCTGGAACTGGTGGGCGGACCCCTCGATCCCACGGGGCGCAATTTCATACAAGTCCTGATCGCCAATCGCCGCCTCGGCCTGCTGCCCGAAATCGCCGCCTTGTTCGAGGCCGAACGCGCCGTCGCGGAGGGCGCCCTGGAAGCGCAGGTGATCTCGGCCTATCCGCTCAGCGAACAACAGCAGGCCAAGATCGCCGCCACCCTGCAAGCACGCTACGGGCGCACCGTGAGCATCACTGCGCATATAGATAACTCGCTGCTGGGCGGTGTACTCATCCGCGCCGGCGACAGCGTCATAGACGGCACGGCGCGCGGCCAACTGGCGAAGCTTGCGAACGCGCTGGCCCAGTAA
- a CDS encoding F0F1 ATP synthase subunit B encodes MNITVTLFAQMVAFALLIWFVNKFLWGPLTAMMEARQKRIADGLAAAEKGKHEQELAEKRAKDLLLAAKNQAAEIISQAEKRASEIVEESKGQGRAEGERIIVGARAEITQELNRAKEALRGQVVSIAIAGAEKILAREIDPKTHGDLLNQLTARI; translated from the coding sequence ATGAATATCACAGTAACCCTGTTTGCCCAGATGGTGGCGTTCGCGCTGCTCATCTGGTTCGTCAATAAATTTCTGTGGGGGCCGCTCACCGCCATGATGGAGGCGCGCCAGAAGCGCATCGCCGATGGCCTGGCCGCCGCCGAAAAGGGCAAGCACGAGCAGGAGCTCGCGGAAAAGCGCGCCAAGGATCTGCTCCTCGCCGCCAAGAACCAGGCCGCTGAGATCATTTCCCAGGCCGAAAAACGCGCCTCCGAGATCGTCGAAGAGTCCAAGGGACAGGGTCGTGCGGAGGGTGAGCGCATCATCGTCGGCGCGCGCGCCGAGATCACCCAGGAGCTTAATCGCGCCAAAGAGGCGCTGCGTGGCCAGGTGGTCTCCATCGCCATCGCCGGCGCGGAAAAGATTCTGGCCCGCGAGATTGATCCCAAGACGCACGGCGACCTGCTCAACCAGCTTACCGCACGCATCTAG
- the atpE gene encoding F0F1 ATP synthase subunit C: MTPDMIAMIYAYTAVGVGVILAAAGLGSAIGWGLICAKTLEGIARQPEMRPALMTNMFIFAGLMESFPFIILAFAMWFLFANPFVGAVQAALKAAGG; the protein is encoded by the coding sequence ATGACACCCGATATGATTGCAATGATTTATGCCTACACTGCGGTGGGCGTGGGCGTGATTCTGGCCGCTGCCGGTTTGGGCTCGGCCATCGGCTGGGGCCTGATCTGCGCCAAGACGCTGGAAGGCATTGCGCGCCAGCCCGAGATGCGCCCCGCGCTGATGACCAACATGTTCATCTTCGCCGGTCTGATGGAATCTTTCCCGTTCATCATTCTGGCGTTCGCGATGTGGTTCCTGTTCGCCAACCCGTTCGTCGGCGCTGTGCAAGCGGCGCTCAAGGCCGCCGGCGGCTAA
- the atpB gene encoding F0F1 ATP synthase subunit A, translating into MSEAASSGGGGTVEYIQHHLTNLCAGDCGGAGFWAWHLDTIVISFLLGALIVTASWRLGRRLSPDKPGGFQNTVEAILEFVSGQVRDAFPGHNPLIAPLALTIFLWVFLMNAMDLIPVDLLPWIGEHLGLEHLKVVPTTDLSTTLAMSLSVFILIIFYNIKVKGPVGYLKMFLFHPFGKYLIPVNIVMTLIEELAKPLSLGLRLFGNLFAGELVFLLIALIGGTLVTGLFGWLFWFPLQVSLDLGWLIFHLLVITLQAFIFMVLSIVYLGMAHSEH; encoded by the coding sequence GTGAGTGAAGCAGCCAGCTCGGGTGGAGGCGGGACCGTTGAATACATTCAACACCACCTCACCAATCTTTGCGCAGGCGACTGCGGTGGCGCCGGCTTTTGGGCCTGGCACCTCGATACCATCGTCATCAGCTTCCTGTTGGGCGCCCTGATCGTGACCGCCAGTTGGCGGCTCGGCCGCCGGCTGAGCCCGGATAAGCCCGGCGGCTTTCAGAACACGGTTGAAGCGATACTGGAATTTGTGAGCGGACAGGTCAGAGACGCCTTTCCCGGCCACAACCCGCTCATCGCGCCGCTCGCGCTCACCATCTTTCTCTGGGTGTTTCTGATGAACGCCATGGACCTGATCCCGGTGGACCTATTACCGTGGATCGGCGAGCATCTTGGCCTGGAGCACCTCAAGGTGGTGCCGACCACCGACCTCAGCACCACCCTGGCGATGTCTCTCAGCGTCTTCATCCTCATCATCTTCTATAACATCAAGGTGAAGGGCCCGGTGGGCTACCTCAAGATGTTTTTGTTCCACCCCTTCGGTAAGTATCTGATCCCGGTCAACATCGTCATGACTCTGATTGAGGAATTGGCTAAGCCCCTCAGCCTGGGCCTGCGACTGTTCGGCAACCTGTTTGCGGGCGAGCTGGTGTTTCTGCTCATCGCACTGATCGGCGGCACCCTGGTCACGGGCCTGTTCGGCTGGCTGTTCTGGTTCCCGTTGCAGGTTTCCCTGGATCTGGGCTGGCTGATCTTCCACCTGCTGGTCATCACCTTGCAGGCCTTCATCTTTATGGTACTGAGTATTGTGTATTTGGGGATGGCGCACTCAGAACACTAA
- a CDS encoding ATP synthase subunit I, with translation MRRKQPDLSSSLPGAARTVMVYEVAIAAGVALFFFALQGGLQALSALYGGLITLIMTLLLRRRVTKLTEAATQGAAIGAAAVGVMLRFLWVLLLFGLGFAVFKFDPLASIVGFGLAQLGYVIAMRKTSH, from the coding sequence GTGAGGCGGAAGCAACCCGATCTCAGCAGTTCGCTGCCGGGCGCCGCGCGCACGGTGATGGTCTACGAAGTCGCCATCGCAGCGGGTGTGGCGCTGTTTTTTTTTGCGTTGCAGGGGGGGCTCCAGGCGTTGTCCGCGCTGTATGGGGGGCTCATTACCCTGATCATGACCCTGCTGCTCAGGCGCCGCGTGACGAAGCTCACGGAGGCCGCTACACAGGGCGCCGCCATCGGAGCGGCGGCGGTAGGGGTCATGCTACGGTTTTTGTGGGTGCTGCTGTTATTTGGATTGGGCTTTGCGGTATTCAAGTTCGATCCGCTCGCCAGCATTGTAGGGTTTGGTCTTGCCCAATTGGGCTATGTTATAGCGATGCGTAAGACATCACATTAA
- a CDS encoding AtpZ/AtpI family protein produces MNKARGTGLALIGVGSILSSMVLAGLILGYGLDVWLDTLPLFMFILGCLGFVGGLLKAYKLLSRPESKQ; encoded by the coding sequence GTGAACAAGGCCAGGGGAACCGGGTTGGCGCTGATTGGAGTTGGCAGCATACTCTCCTCCATGGTGCTGGCCGGTCTGATATTGGGATATGGCCTCGATGTATGGTTGGATACCCTCCCCCTCTTCATGTTCATCCTTGGCTGCCTGGGGTTTGTGGGCGGTCTTCTGAAGGCTTATAAGCTGCTGAGCAGGCCGGAGTCGAAACAGTGA
- a CDS encoding ABC transporter permease has product MSHPLPAMSLRFLHVWRRNFLVWRKLLGPAMLGNFIEPLLYLFALGFGLGAFVGEMQGMPYSVFLASGLVCASAMNTATFEALFSAYTRMAHQQTWGGMLATPLIVDDIALGEIVWAGAKSLLSVAPIVAVAAGLGLVHDLRALWVLPLVLLAGTSFAALALCVTAFAKSYDFFVYYFTLVITPMFLLSGTFFPLEAMPKAVRWGAQVLPLTHAVELVRPLMTGQALTHPLLHLGVLILYGAAGLYVACILLRRRLLA; this is encoded by the coding sequence ATGAGCCACCCCTTACCCGCCATGAGTCTGCGCTTCCTGCATGTCTGGCGGCGCAATTTTCTGGTGTGGCGCAAGCTGCTCGGCCCCGCCATGCTCGGTAACTTCATCGAGCCGCTGCTCTACCTGTTCGCGCTCGGCTTCGGGCTCGGCGCGTTTGTCGGCGAGATGCAGGGCATGCCCTACAGCGTGTTTCTCGCCTCAGGTTTGGTGTGCGCGAGCGCCATGAACACCGCGACCTTTGAAGCCCTGTTCTCCGCCTACACGCGCATGGCTCACCAGCAAACCTGGGGCGGCATGCTTGCCACACCGCTCATCGTGGATGACATCGCGTTGGGCGAGATAGTTTGGGCCGGCGCCAAGAGCCTGCTGTCGGTCGCGCCCATCGTCGCGGTGGCGGCGGGGCTGGGGCTGGTGCACGATCTGCGCGCGCTATGGGTGCTGCCGCTGGTGCTGCTGGCGGGTACGTCGTTTGCCGCGCTCGCGCTGTGCGTCACCGCGTTCGCCAAGAGTTATGACTTTTTCGTGTATTACTTCACGCTCGTCATTACCCCGATGTTTCTGTTAAGCGGCACCTTTTTCCCCTTGGAGGCCATGCCCAAGGCCGTGCGATGGGGGGCGCAGGTATTGCCCCTCACCCACGCCGTGGAGTTGGTGCGCCCGCTCATGACCGGACAGGCCCTCACCCATCCTCTCCTCCATCTGGGCGTCCTGATACTGTATGGCGCGGCGGGGCTGTATGTGGCCTGTATACTGCTGCGCCGCCGTCTGCTGGCCTGA
- a CDS encoding ATP-binding cassette domain-containing protein encodes MEATQAVIEARGLRKFYGGVPVVDGVDLRVRPGECFGLLGPNGAGKTTTLRMLLGVTPPGGGALKVLGYPVPEHAREMRARIGVVPQQDNLDPDFTVIENLRVYASYFGLSGPVLEARIHEVLTFAALEGKAQAGINTLSGGMKRRLTLARALINDPQLLILDEPTTGLDPQARQMLWQRLRTLMAQGKTLILTTHYMEEAERLCSRIAVMDHGRILAEDSPAGLIQRHIEPQVVEVHGPDVESWLNGPARALMVRAEHIGETVFCYTHDAHALLADLRACPQLRYLHRPGNLEDVFLKLTGRDLRD; translated from the coding sequence ATGGAAGCGACCCAGGCAGTGATCGAGGCGCGGGGGCTGCGCAAGTTTTACGGCGGCGTACCGGTGGTGGACGGCGTGGATCTGCGCGTGCGGCCCGGCGAATGTTTCGGGCTGCTCGGCCCCAACGGCGCGGGCAAGACCACCACGCTACGCATGCTGCTCGGCGTAACGCCCCCCGGCGGCGGCGCGCTCAAGGTGCTCGGTTATCCCGTGCCTGAACATGCGCGCGAAATGCGCGCGCGCATCGGTGTGGTGCCGCAGCAGGACAACCTCGACCCGGATTTTACAGTCATCGAAAACCTGCGTGTCTACGCCAGTTATTTCGGCCTCTCCGGTCCGGTGCTGGAGGCCCGCATCCATGAAGTATTGACCTTCGCCGCCTTGGAGGGCAAGGCGCAGGCGGGGATCAACACCTTATCCGGCGGCATGAAACGCCGGCTCACGCTGGCCCGCGCGCTCATCAACGACCCCCAACTGCTGATTCTCGATGAGCCCACCACCGGGCTCGACCCGCAGGCCCGACAGATGTTGTGGCAGCGCCTGCGCACCCTCATGGCGCAAGGCAAGACGCTGATTCTCACCACACACTACATGGAAGAGGCCGAGCGCCTGTGCAGTCGCATCGCGGTGATGGATCACGGACGCATCCTCGCCGAGGACAGCCCAGCGGGCCTCATTCAGCGCCACATCGAGCCGCAAGTGGTGGAAGTGCACGGCCCCGATGTCGAATCCTGGCTCAACGGCCCCGCGCGTGCGCTGATGGTGCGCGCCGAGCATATCGGCGAGACGGTGTTTTGCTACACCCACGACGCCCATGCCTTGCTCGCCGACTTGAGGGCATGCCCTCAACTGCGCTATCTGCACCGCCCCGGCAATCTGGAAGACGTGTTTCTCAAACTCACCGGACGCGATCTACGGGATTGA
- a CDS encoding NAD(P)H-dependent oxidoreductase subunit E produces the protein MSEPYYRHHLFFCTNQREAGAACCQNHGAQALRDYAKTRIKALGLRGEGHARANTAGCMDRCEEGPVLVVYPEGVWYTYVDKEDIDEIIEEHILNGRIVERLRI, from the coding sequence GTGAGCGAACCCTATTACCGTCACCACCTGTTTTTCTGCACCAACCAGCGCGAGGCAGGGGCGGCCTGTTGCCAGAATCATGGCGCGCAGGCCCTGCGTGACTATGCCAAGACCCGCATCAAGGCCCTCGGCCTGCGCGGCGAGGGCCATGCGCGGGCGAATACCGCCGGCTGCATGGACCGCTGCGAAGAGGGGCCGGTGCTGGTCGTCTACCCCGAGGGGGTCTGGTATACCTACGTGGATAAAGAAGACATAGACGAGATTATTGAGGAACATATCCTTAACGGGCGTATCGTTGAGCGCCTGAGAATTTGA
- a CDS encoding ester cyclase produces MSIEQNKAIVRRYYEELWNKWNAAIADELIAADINFRGSLGFAVHGIMSFKEYMAMVRGAFPDFHNAIEELIAEGDQVVARMTYSGSHRGELYGLAPTGKQVSYSGIAIFRIKGGKIAMGWVMGDALGLMKQLGAMHAPGH; encoded by the coding sequence ATGTCTATCGAACAGAACAAGGCCATCGTCCGGCGCTACTACGAGGAGCTGTGGAATAAGTGGAATGCCGCCATTGCCGACGAGCTGATCGCCGCCGACATCAACTTTCGCGGCTCCTTGGGTTTCGCCGTGCACGGCATTATGAGTTTTAAGGAATATATGGCGATGGTGCGAGGCGCCTTTCCCGATTTCCACAACGCCATTGAGGAGTTGATCGCCGAGGGCGACCAGGTGGTGGCGCGGATGACCTACAGCGGCAGTCATCGCGGCGAGCTGTACGGCCTTGCACCCACCGGCAAGCAGGTGAGTTATTCGGGTATAGCGATCTTCCGCATCAAGGGGGGCAAGATCGCGATGGGATGGGTGATGGGTGACGCACTCGGCCTGATGAAGCAGCTCGGCGCTATGCATGCGCCGGGACACTGA
- the coq7 gene encoding 2-polyprenyl-3-methyl-6-methoxy-1,4-benzoquinone monooxygenase has protein sequence MNARKISPLDSLIIGLDQALRTVCTPSQCSRPAPAARHDDAALSASHRDAAARLMRVNHAGEVAAQALYRGHALTARSPAVREHMERAAQEETDHLAWCEQRAQELGSHISLLNPLWYAGSFAIGALAGLAGDKWSLGFVAETERQVVKHLEDHLTRLPAGDEQSRAILEQMREDEAQHATVAIEAGAAELPERVKKAMALTSTVMTRSAYWL, from the coding sequence ATGAATGCCCGAAAAATCTCACCGCTGGATAGTTTAATCATTGGCCTGGACCAGGCGTTGCGTACCGTGTGCACGCCGTCTCAGTGCAGCCGACCAGCGCCCGCCGCGCGGCACGATGACGCGGCGCTCAGTGCGTCTCACAGGGATGCGGCTGCGCGGCTCATGCGCGTCAATCATGCGGGCGAGGTCGCCGCGCAAGCCTTGTATCGCGGTCATGCACTCACCGCGCGCTCCCCAGCCGTTCGCGAGCACATGGAGCGCGCCGCACAGGAGGAAACCGATCATCTGGCCTGGTGCGAACAGCGCGCGCAAGAGTTGGGCAGTCACATCAGCCTGCTCAACCCGCTTTGGTATGCAGGCTCATTCGCCATCGGCGCGCTGGCCGGGCTGGCGGGCGATAAATGGAGCCTGGGTTTTGTCGCGGAGACCGAGCGCCAAGTGGTCAAACATCTGGAGGATCACTTGACGCGCCTGCCCGCCGGGGATGAGCAAAGCCGGGCCATCTTAGAACAGATGCGTGAAGATGAAGCGCAACACGCGACGGTGGCTATCGAGGCCGGCGCGGCGGAGTTGCCGGAAAGGGTGAAGAAGGCAATGGCGCTGACATCCACCGTGATGACCCGCAGCGCTTATTGGCTATAG